The sequence CGCCGGTCTCGGGGTCCCGGGTCTGGCCCGTTACGACGTTGCTTTGCTCGACCGCTGCCTGGAGGGTCGCGGGCAGCGCCCCTTGCTGGGTCTGATACGAGTCAACAGCACTCTCCACGCTCTGCAGGTGCGAGAGCCGCTCGCCATCCAGGCGGTGCGCCCGCACCTCGCCGGGCGGGCCGACGAGATAGAAGCCCACCGCGAGGCTGGCCACGACCAGCGCCACGGCGATGGCGGTGAAGGTGCTGGTCGACGTGAGCTTCACGGCCGCTCGTCCGTCCTGATGTCCCAGAGGAGATAGCTGAAGGCGCCGCCAGCGATCACCGCAATCGTTGCAAGCCGAAGCACGACCCGGACGGTGAGGTCACCCCCGAGCGCGTTGTAGACGAGTGCCGAGAGATCCCCGATCAGGGCCGATGCGGCGATAAACAGGGTGATATAGGTCATCCACTTGCGCGGGCGCGATTGCCGCTTCGTCGGATCGCTGGCAATCGAGCGATGGATGAGGCGCTGCATGAAAAGAAAAAGTGGAAAGGCCACCACCAGCGCGGCGATGTTGCCCCGCATGTGGTCCAAGATCAGTTCATTGCGATCAGCCCCGACAGCCCAGACAGGCGCGATCAGCGCCATGCCGTGGCGTGAAACGTCCGGAAAGGCCAGGTCGATGAAGCCGAAGACGAGCGCCCCCAGGTTAAAGGCGCTGACGTAGAGGGCGGCGAAGAAGAGGGCGTAGGAGAAGACTTCCTGGGCCGACAAGTATGGCCTTGGACGGGGTACCGGCAGAGGAAACTCGACCGGCGCGAAAGCGTTCGCGGCCGCGCGCACGTCAGCTTCGCTCCATCCCGCCTGTCTGAGGGCGCTTGCGATTTGATCGCGGGCGATCCCCTTCTCCAGCGCCAGCCGCGTGAACTCAAGAAGCTCGGTGTTCATGGGCTTCACTCGGCCGAGGGGCTAAGGTTCAGCGTAGCACGACATGCGTAGATTTTGTCGCTCATTGAAGGTCTGCCATCCACCCTCTACCGACCTTCCGAAGGTCCGGTTGTCGGAAGTCGCCGCGACTATCGTCCGCATCACCCCAAGATCGAGGCCGCGGCTCACCTCGCCAGCTTGCCCACCCAATCCATGACCACGCCCGCGAACCGCTCCGGCTGAGCTTCGTGCATCGCGTGAGTACGTCGGGCGAGGAGAGGCGGTCGAACGCCCCTACCCCCTGACCCGCCCCTGGTCGTACAGGTCCGCCAGCCAGCGGTAGTAGCGCGGCTGGGTCTGGCGCAGGTCCTTGCGGGTATAGGGCTCGCGGGTGATGGCGCCGTAGAGATAGGCGCTGGAGGTCAGGGCGAAGAAGGCGCTGTCCGACTGCAGCATCATCGCGGTCTTGGGCCAGACCGGCGGGGTGCGGGAGGCGGCCTCGGTGCGAAAGCGGGTCACGTCCGCCCGCTGGCCGGGGGCCAGGCGCTGGTCGTGATAGGCTTCCAGAAGGCCTTCCAGCAGCACCGCCTTCTTCGGCGACAGGCGCGAGACGCGGATCATCACCCCCTGGCCGGGGACGTAGCGGGCCGATTCCCCCGGCGCATTGGGCTTGGCCGGATCGGCCAGCACCGGCACGGTGCGCATGAAGGCCACGACCTCGGGCTTCAGCCCCACGTGGGTGACCAGGTCGATCTGGGCCTTGATCTGCCGCACGGCCTTGTCGGCCGATACGCCCTTGGGCGTGCGGCTGGCGTCCACCGAAAAGCCGTCGTAGCTGAAGGCCAGGCTGGGCTGCGGCTTGGCGGGGCCCAGGTGGAACAGGGGCTGGGGGCTCATCCCCACCGGGGCGTTGGCCAGGGCCGGCGATGCGGCGAGCATCGACACCGCCGCCGTGATCGCCGCTGTCGCTCGACGCATCGAAGCTTTCCCCTGACGACCCCGAGAGCCCATGCCGCCGATTCGCGCGCAACATGCACCCTCCCCGGGCAAAAGGGGAGAGGCGCCGTGGTGCTGGACACCCGCGCGCCCGCGATGTAGTAACCCCGCCCTCCCGATCCCGGGGGCCGAACCAGAAAGACCGCGCCCTTGCGCGGACGCACCCATGTCCCGCCACTCCAGACCCACCTCCTCTCACGGGCGCGGCCAAAGGCCCGCGGCCGGCCCGACCCAGCGCCAGCTGCGCGCGGGCGAACTGATCCGCCACGCCCTGGTCGAGATCCTGCGCGAAGAGGACTTCGCCGACCCCGACCTGGCCGGGGTCTCGGTCACCGTAACCGAGGTGCGCATGTCGCCCGACCTGAAGCACGCCCACTGCTTCGTCGAGCCGCTGGGCGGCGTCCACGCCGACAAGGTGGTCAGCGCCCTGAACCGCTCGGCGAAGTTCCTGCGCGGGCGGCTGGGCCACGGGATCGACATGAAGTTCACCCCCGACCTGCGCTTCCTCCACGACGAGAGCTTCAACGAGGCCGCCCGCATCGACCGCCTGTTCGACGACCCGCGCGTGCGCCGCGACCTCGAGGCCGAGGACGAGGCCGCCGCGGGGGACGGCGAGGACGGTTATGGGGCGTAGGCGCAAGGGCGACGCCGTCCACGGCTGGGTGGTGCTGGACAAGCCCCTGAACCTCGGCTCGACCCAGGCGGTCAGCCGCGTGCGCCGCGCCTTCAACGCCCAGAAGGCCGGCCACGCCGGCACGCTCGACCCCCTGGCCACCGGCGTCCTGCCCATCGCGCTCGGGGAAGCCACCAAGACGGTCCCCTACCTGGTCGAGGCCGACAAGACCTACGCCTTCACCATCGCCTGGGGCGCCACGACCACGACCTTCGACCGCGAGGGCGAGATCACCGCCCGCTCCGACGTGCGGCCCGCGCCCGAGGCCGCCGCCGAGGCGCTGAAGGCCTTCGTCGGCGAGATCGAACAGGTCCCGCCCGCCTATTCCGCCATCAAGATTGACGGCGAGCGCGCCTATGACCTGGCCCGCGAGGGCGTCGAGGTCGAACTGGCCCCGCGCAAGGTGGTGATCCATTCGGCCCGCGTCACCGGCGCGCCGGACGCGGAGCACCTCGACATCGAGATCGACTGCGGCAAGGGCACCTATGTCCGCGCCCTGGCCCGCGACCTGGCCATCGCCGTCGGGGCCTGCGGCCATGTCTCGGCCCTGCGGCGCCTGCGCGTCGGGGCCTTCAGGGCCGAAGATTCCGTCACACTGGAAAAGCTGGAAGATTTGTGCCATACGGGCCGCGCCTCGGAGGTTCTGCTTCCGGTCGAGACCGCACTGGACGACATCCCGGTGATGGCCGTGACCGCCGAAGACGCCTTCAGGCTCTCGCAAGGGCGACCGATCGTTCTGCTTCCCAGACAGGTCGAAACGCTGAAGGCGCGTCTGGCTGACCCCTCGGGGAATGGCTTCGCGTCCCGAACCGTTTTGGCGACGCATGGCGGCAGCGCGGTCTCGATCTGCGAGATGCGGGCCGGGCAACTCAGCCCGACACGCGTCTTCAACCTCTAATTTCGGAGACCCCGATGTCGATCACCGCCGAACGCAAGACCGAACTGATCCACACCCACGCCCGCTCGGACCACGACACCGGTTCGGCCGAAGTGCAGGTCGCGATCCTTTCCGAACGCATCGCCAACCTCACCGAGCACTTCAAGACCCACAAGAAGGACAACCACTCGCGTCGCGGCCTGCTCAAGCTGGTCTCGCAGCGCCGGAGCCTTCTGGATCACCTGAAGTCCAAGGACCAGGGCCGCTACCAGGCCCTGATCGAAACCCTGGGCCTGCGCCGCTAATCTGCGCGCCCTTGACGTCCTCCATGCCGTGCAGAGCTGCGCCGTTGCGGCTCAGCATGACGCCAGGGAAGGAATGATTTAAGTCTGCGTCCTTCGGGCCCTGGGCCCGGAGGACGTAAACGTATCTGCCCGCCGCTCTCCTTCGACAGGCAAGGAGGTGGCGGTTTTCAGGACCTGAGCTGCTCAGGCCCGATGTACGCCGGGGGTTCCAACGCAATCCTCGTCAGCCTGTCGATTTGGATGAGGAATCCGGAACGCCCACGGGCCCCGCCCCCTGTCCGCAGCCTGAGGAAATGGGTCCTCAGGACACGAAAGAAAGACGACAATGTTCGACATCAAACGCAAATCCATCGACTGGGCCGGCCGCAAGCTGACCCTGGAGACCGGCCGCATCGCCCGTCAGGCCGACGCCTCTGTCCTGGCCACCTACGGCGAGACCGTGGTCCTGGCCACCGTCGTGGCGGAGAAGGCGCCCAAGCCCGGGCTCGACTTCTTCCCCCTGACCGTCAACTACCAGGAAAAGACCTACGCCGCCGGCAAGATCCCGGGCGGCTTCTTCAAGCGCGAAGGCCGTCCGTCGGAAAAGGAGACCCTGGTCTCCCGCCTGATCGACCGCCCGATCCGCCCCCTGTTCGTCAAGGGCTTCAAGCACGAGACGCAAGTCGTCGCCACCGTCCTGGCGCATGACCTGGAGAACGATCCCGACATCGTCGCCATGGTCGCCGTGTCCGCCGCCCTGACCCTGTCGGGCGTGCCGTTCATGGGCCCGATCGGCGCCGCCCGCGTCGGCTTCATCGACGGCGAATACGTGCTGAACCCCACCCACGACCAGCTGGGTGAAGACAACAAGATGGACCTGGTCGTCGCCGGCACCCACGACGCGGTGATGATGGTCGAGTCCGAGATCCAGGAACTGACCGAAGAGCAGGTGCTGGGCGGCGTCATGTTCGCCCATCGCGGCTTCCAGCCGGTGATCGATGCGATCATCGACCTGGCCGAGCACGCCGCCAAGGAGCCCTGGGACTTCCAGGCCGAGGACTTGAACCCGCTGATCGAAAAGATCACCGGCCTCGTCGGCGAAGACCTGAAGGCCGCCTACAAGCTGAAGCTGAAGCAGGAACGCCACGCCGCCGTCGGCGCCGCCAAGGCCAAGGCCGCCGCGGCCCTGGTCAAGTCCGAGACCAACCCGGACGGCTATGAAGCGCCCAAGTTCGGCTACGCCTTCAAGGAATGCGAAGCCTCGGTTCTGCGCCGCGACGCCCTCCTGACCAAGAAGCGCATCGACGGCCGCGACCTCGACAAGGTCCGCCCGATCGTCTCGGAAGTCGGCGTGCTGCCGCGCGCCCACGGCTCGGCCCTGTTCACCCGCGGCGAGACCCAGGCCCTGGTCGTGGCCACCCTGGGCACCGGCGACGACGAGCAGTTCATCGACGCCCTGGAAGGCACCTACAAGGAAAGCTTCCTGCTGCACTACAACTTCCCGCCCTTCTCGGTGGGCGAGACGGGCCGCATGGGCTCGCCGGGCCGCCGCGAAATCGGCCACGGCAAGCTGGCCTGGCGCGCCGTGCGCCCGATGCTGCCGGCCAAGACCGAGTTCCCCTACACCATCCGCCTGGTGTCGGAGATCATGGAGTCGAACGGCTCCTCGTCCATGGCCAGCGTCTGCGGCTCCTCGCTCGCCCTGATGGACGCGGGCGTGCCCCTGAAGAAGCCGGTCAGCGGCATCGCCATGGGCCTGATCCTCGAGCCGGATGGCTATGTGGTGCTGTCGGACATCCTGGGTGACGAAGACCACCTGGGCGACATGGACTTCAAGGTCGCCGGCACCGAGGACGGCATCACCTCGCTGCAGATGGACATCAAGATCCCCGGCATCACCGAGGAGATCATGCAGAAGGCCCTGGAACAGGCCAAGGCCGGGCGCATCCACATCCTGGGCGAGATGGCCAAGGCCATCTCCGGCGCCCGCGAAGAGATCGGCGAATACGCGCCCAAGATCGAGACCATCTCGATCCCGACCGACAAGATCCGCGACGTGATCGGCACCGGCGGAAAGGTGATCCGCGAGATCGTGGCCACCACCGGCGCCAAGGTCGACGTCAACGACGAGGGCGTGATCAAGGTCTCGGCCAGCGACGGGGCCAAGATCAAGGCCGCCATCGACTGGATCAAGTCGCTGACCTCGGAGCCCGAAGTCGGCGCCATCTATGACGGCAAGGTCGTCAAGGTGGTCGATTTCGGCGCCTTCGTGAACTTCTTCGGCGCCAAGGACGGCCTGGTCCACGTCAGCCAGATCAGCAACGAGCGGGTGGCCAAGCCCTCGGACGTCTTGACCGAAGGCCAGATCGTCAAGGTCAAGCTGATGGGCTTCGACGACCGCGGCAAGACCAAGCTGTCGATGAAGGTGGTCGACCAGGAGACTGGCGAAGACCTGACCAAGAAGGAAAAGGCGGCGGAGCCGGCGGCCGAGTAAGGCTTTCAGCTCCTGCCGGAGTATTGGCGGGCGGTCCAGCGATGGGCCGCCCGCTTTCGTTTTCAGCCCATGCGGCCGTGGTTGCCGGACGCCGCGACGCCGGTCGAGTTCATGGCGGGATCGGCGGCCTTGACCCGCAGATTGTTCTGCACATGCCTCACGCCCGACACGTCCTCGGCGCAGTCCTCGGCCCGCCGTTTGGCGTGGCGATCTTCGACCGTGCCGCTGAGCGTCACCTCGCCGCTCTTGACCTGAACGTCGATGTCCGAGGCGTCGAGGTGGGCGTGATCGGCCAACCGGTCGCTGACGTCCTCGCGGATGCGCTCGTCCGAACGCACATAGTTCTTGGGGCCGCGACCGCGGTGCGGGCCGGTGTGACCGTCCGCCTGGTCGGCCAACATCGGGTTTTCAGCGCCGATCCAGCGGCCCAATCCCCCACGATAGGCATAGGATCCCGTATCGCCGCCCTTCCGCCCGCCGCCGGAGCCATAGCCATAGCCGCCCTGGCGTTCGCCATAGCCCGGGTTCATCTCCACGCCGCGGTTCGGGCCGTATTGGTTCTGGTGGAGCGGCCCGGCCTCGTCTCGCCCGCGCCGGTCGAAACGCCCATATCCGCGATCGAACTCGCCTGAGCGATAACCGCGATCCTCTCGCTCATAGCGATCGCGGTCGAAGCGATCCGCCCCGTAGCCCTGTCCGTAGTCGCCATAGGGATCGCCGCCGCCGGGCGAGAAGGAGCGATCCTCCTGGAGATGGTTATCGCGGCCCTGGAGCCGATCCTGGCTGTAGCCGCGCCCCTCCCTGTCATAGTCGCCTTCGTGGACCGGTGGGTTTCGACCCAGCCGCACGCGCCGATCGTGGTCGTCGGATCCGTACCGTTCGTTGGCCATGGTGAACTGCTCCTGAGGGGATCGCGCGCAATCGAGCGATCTGTTGCCAGTGAGGTCGCCGCCGCAGCTTCCCCGCTACGGCTTGCAGATCACCAACAATCCCCAGGACGCCTGGTTTCACCTTGGCCAATCAAATAGTTAGCGGATACCGCCCGCCTCAGCGCCCACGCATCAAGATGCCGAGAAGGACGCCGGCGCCGAGGGCGATGGCCAGGGCTTTCAGCGGCTGTTCAGCTGTGAAAGACTCCGCATCGGCATAGTATTCCCGTGCCCGGCCCCGCATGGCGCCAAAGCGTGACTGCAGGGAGCCCATCGCCTGGTCCACACGGCCCATCGCCTTCATGTGGCTGGATCCGGTCGCTTCGCCATAGGCTTCCTCTGCGCGGCCAATGCCGTTTCGCGCCCCGCCCAGGATCTGGTCGCTGGTCATGTCCGGTTCTCCTCTGTCGCCTTGTTCGACCAAGGCAACGCGCCGGCGCCCAAGGTGATCCCAAACCGGCCCTGGAGATTGGGCGTGGCCCAGCCTACCTCTGTCGTTCGAAGCCCAGGAGTGAAAGCCATGGCCAGAGCCCACGCCCACGTCGGCGAAACCCGCTACCGCGTCGACCTCAAGGCCGGCCATCACGCCCTGGTCGCCGACGAGCACGCCGACCTCGGCGGCCAGGACGCCGGCCCGGCGCCCTATGAGCTGCTGCTCGCGGCCCTGGGCGCCTGCACCTCGATCACCCTGAAGATGTACGCCGAGCGCAAGTCCTGGCCCCTCGCCGGTGTCGATGTGGCCCTGCTGTTCACTCGCGACGGCGACAGCCAGAAGATCGAGCGCACCCTGACGCTCGAGGGCGATCTGGACGATGCGCAGCGCGCCCGCCTTGCCGACATAGCCGAACGCACCCCGGTGACCCTGACCCTGAAGGCCGGGGTCGCGATCACCACCCGCCTGCGCTGAGGGCCCGGCCATGACCACCCAGGTTTTCGACTTCACCGGCGCCCGCGGGCATCGGCTGTCCGGCCGCCTCGACCTGCCCGACGGCCCGGTCCTGGCCTATGCCCTGTTCGCCCACTGCTTCACCTGCACCAAGAACTCCCTGGCCGCGACCCACGTCTCCCGGGCGCTGAACGGCCGCGGCATCGCCGTGCTGCGCTTCGATTTCTCCGGCCTGGGCCAGAGCGAGGGCGCCTTCGCCGACAGTACGTTCACCGGCGATGTGGCCGACCTGATCGAGGCGGCGCGGGCCATGGTCGCGGCCGATATCGCGCCCCAGCTGCTGATCGGCCACAGCCTGGGCGGGGCGGCGGTGCTGGCGGCGGCGCCGGAGCTGGAGAGCCTGAAGGCGGTGGCGACTATCGGCGCGCCCTTCGACGTCAGCCACGTCACCCACCAGTTCGCCGACGCCCTGCCGGCGATCCTGGCTGAGGGCGAGGCCCAGGTGACGCTCGGCGGGCGCCCCTTCACCGTGCGCCGCGCCTTTGTCGACGACCTCGCCGGCCACCGGCTGGCCGAGCGCATCCACGCCCTGCGCCGCCCGCTCCTGGTGATGCACGCGCCCCTGGACGAGACCGTGGGCGTCGACAACGCGCAGCAGATCTTCCTCGCCGCCCGCCACCCCAAGAGCTACGTTTCGCTGGACAGCGCCGACCATCTTTTGACCCGCTCGGTCGATTCCGAGTACGCCGCCGAGGTGATCGCCGCCTGGGCCTCGCGCTATCTGATCCCCGCGCCAGAGCAGGCTGCGCCCGACGCCGAGGCCGCCCATACCGTGATCGTCGAGGAGACCGGCGCCGGCCAGTTCCAGGCTGAAGTCCGGGTCGGCCGCACCCATTTTCTGGCCGACGAGCCGGTCGAGGTCGGCGGCCTGGGCTCGGGCCCATCGCCGTTCGAGCTGGTCAGCGCCGGGCTCGGCGCCTGCACCGCCATGACCCTGCGCATGTACGCAGAGCGCAAGGGCCTGCCGCTGGGGACCGTCTCGGTGGCCGTGGCGCACAAGCGCGCCCCCGAGGCGGAAAAGCCGGAGCGGTTCGAGCGGGTGGTCAGCCTGGGCGGCGACCTCGCCCCCGACCAGATTGAGCGGCTGATGCAGATCGCCGACCGCTGCCCGGTGCATCGTCTGCTAGAGCCCGGCGCCGAGATCCGGACGCGGCTGGCGCCTCCGCCGGCCCCGCCCGGCCAGGACGGCCATTTCGACGCCATGGGCGAGGTCTGCGGCGAGGCGGTGTGACCGCTGTCACACTGAAAGCTTCGCCGTGACGCTAGAATTCCCCAAAATGGTGAGGGGATAGGCGCATGCTCGAGCGCTGGCGCATCGGACAGGTACTGGTCGTATTCGCCGCCCTTCTGGTGGCGAGCGGCCTTGCTCTGGGCATGCACAGGGCGTCGGACGAGCACCGCGCTGCAACGAGCAGCGCAGGGCGCTAGACCGTCGCTTCCGCCTTCAGAATGAACTCGCGCACGCGGGGATAGATCTCCTCGCGGAAGCGGCGGCCGTTGAACACCCCGTAGTGGCCGACCTTGGGCTGGACATAGTCCTCCTTCAGATCGTCGGGGATGCCGCTGCACAGGCCATGGGCGGCCTGGGTCTGGCCGATGCCGGAGATGTCGTCCAGCTCGCCCTCGACCGTCATCAGGCCGATGTCCTTGATCGCCGCGGGCTTCACCAGCCGGTCACGGTGATGCAGCTCGCCCTTGGGCAAGAGGTACTGCTGGAAGACGATGTCGATCGTCTGCAGATAGAATTCCTCGGTCATGTCCAGCACCGACAGGTACTCGTCGTAGAACTCCAGGTGCTTGTCGGCGCTGTCGCCGTCCCCCGAGACCAGGTGGTTGAAATAGCGCTTGTGCGCCTCCTGGTGCCGCTCGAGGTTCATGGACATGAAGCTGTAGAGCTGCACGAAGCCCGGATAGACGCGGCGCAGCGCCCCTGGATACGGCGCCGGCACGGTGTAGATCATGCTGCGCTGGAACCAGGTGAACGGCCGTTCCTCGGCCAGCTTGTTGGTCACCGTCGGCGACAGGCGCGCATCGATCGGCGAGCCCATGAAGGTCATGCTGGCCGGGCGGCTGGTCTCGTCGTCCTCGGCCATCAGGCTGGCGGCGGCCAGCACCGGCGGGCCGGGCTGACAAACCGCCACCACGTGCGGGCGCGGGCCCATGTGCCGCAGCATTTCACGCACATGGTCGATATAGTCGTGGAAGTCGAACCGTCCCTCCAGCATCGGCACGTCACGGGCGTTGGCCCAGTCGGTGATGTAGACCTCGTGGTCCTGCAGGAAGGTCTGGACGGTTCCCCGCAACAAGGTTGCGTAGTGACCTGAAAGGGGGGCCACGATCAGCACCGCCGGCTCGATCGCCTTGCGGCCGGCGCGGCGCATGTCGGTCATGTCGCGGCTGAAGTGGACCAGCCGGACCCAGGGCGATGACCACTCGACCACCGGGCGCACACGAACATCGACGCCCTCGATCTGCACGCTGTCTATGCCCCAGTCGGGCTTGCCATAGCGGCGGGTGACGTTGGCGAACAGGTCCGAGGCGGCGAACAGGGTGCGGCCCAGCTGGGTGTCGGCGGCCGGGTTGACCGGCGAGCTCCAGGCCTCCCGGGCGATACGCGCCGCCAGACGCATCGGCGTCGAGGCGTAGTAGGCGGCTTCGTGCATCGAGTAGAGCATCAGCGGATCCTTCGCGCGAGTCGGCGCGTGTGCACTGCACAATAAATAGTGACAGATGAACAGAGGCTAATCCCTTCGGGCGAGTCGCTTCCTGCGGCTAAACGCCGTCGGCGGTTGTTTCGCACCGCAAAAGGGTCGGGTTCAGCCCTGCTTGCCCATCGCCTTGGCGATCTGGTCGCGGATGTCTTCCGGCTTCAGGCCGAAGGCGATCACGCTGTCGAAATCCCCATGGGGGTTCATCAGATAGATGGCCGATGAGTGGTCGACCGAATAGTTCGCCCCCGAACCGCTCTTCTGGAAATAGACCTTGTACTCGCCGGCGACCTTGGCGATCTGGTCCGGCGTCCCGGTCAGGCCGATGACCCCCCGCGGAAAGGACGAGCTGGACAGATAGTCCTTCAGCTGGCTCGGCGTATCCCGCTGTGGGTCGACGGTGATGAAAACCACCTGGAAATTCTTGGCGCGGGCGCCCAGAAGGTCGCTGGCTGAGCCCAAGGTCTGAAGGGTGGTCGGACAGACGTCCGGGCAATAGGTGTAGCCGAAGAAGACCGCGGTCCACTTGCCCTTGAGCAGACCCTGGTCCACCGGCTTGCCGGTCTGATCGGTCAGCTGGAACGGCCCGCCGAGCTGCACGCCGGACCCCGAGCTTCCACCCTGACCCGCAGGCTTGCCGCAGGCGCCGAGGCCCAGGGCCGCGCCCAGCATAAGGGCCAAAGCGGCGCGTCTCTTCAGGCCCATGCGGTTCACAACCTCCGGATCGCGTTTGGAGCGGGATTGGCGCGAAAGTCCGGTATCCACTTTTTCGCATCCCGCTCTGGGCTGGCCCAACTTCACAAGGGAGGCTAGGCTCAGGTTCGTGGACAACCCGGCGAAATCTGGCGCCCGGCTGGCTTTTCTCGATAAGCCTGCGGCCAGTTCAGGGCAAGATGACGGCCTGATCGGCGACGGCCTGATCGCGCACGGCCGTCTGAACCTCGACGTCCTGGTCCGGCTACGCTGGTTCAGCCTGGGCGGCGAGCTGGTCCTGTTCGGTCTGGCCTTCGCCCTGCGCCTGCACCTGCAATACCTGGCCTGCCTTTTGGTGATCGCCGGCACCGCCGCCTTCAACCTGGCGGTCAGCCTTTCGGTGCGGGCGCTGGGTCCCTCGCGCGACAGCCAGCTGGTGGTGCAGCTGGGCTTCAACATCGTGCAGGTCTCGGCGCTCCTGATGCTGACCGGCGGCATCGTCAACCCGTTCGCGCTGATGCTGATCGCGCCGGTGACCATGGCCGCCTCGATCCTGGACGAGAAGAAGGCCCTGGTCCTGGCCCTGATGGCCGCCGCGATGGCGGTAGTGATGACCTTCTGGGCCGCGCCTCTGCCCTGGCCCACCGACCCTCCGCCGGCGACGCCCGTGCTGCTCAAAGGGGTCATGCTGCTTGCCGTGCTCTCGGGCATGGGCCTGACCGCCTTCTACGCCTGGCGCGCGGCGGCTGAGGCCAAGCGCATGGAGCTGGCCCTGAACGTCACCCACAAGGTGCTGGCGCGCGAGCAGCGGCTCTCGGCCCTGGGCGGCCTGGCCGCCGCCGCCGCGCACGAACTGGGCACGCCCTTGGCCACCATCTCCATCGTCGCCAAGGAGATGGTGCGCGAGGCGCCCAATGACAGCGTGCGCGACGACGCCGAGCTCCTGGTCGGCCAGGCCGAGCGCTGCCGCGAAATCCTGACCCGCCTGACCGAGGAGCCCGACACCACCGACCAGGCCGTGCATGCGCGCATGACCCTGCTGCAGTTCCTCAACGAAGTGATCGAGCGGCACCTCGACACCGAGATCCGCGTCGAGGCGGTGGTGGCCGGCCCGCCCGGCGCCCGCCCGCCCGAGATCCGGCGCATGCCCGAGGTGCTGCACGCCATGACCTCGTTCGTCGAGAACGCGGTCGATTTCGCGAAATCCGAGGTGCTGGTCAGCGTGCGCTTCGACGAGCGTTCGATCGGCGTCGAGGTTCGCGACGACGGCCCCGGCTTTTCGCCCGACGTGCTGGCGCAGCTCGGCCAGCCCTACATCACCAGCCGCCCCAACGCCGAGGGTTCGCGCTCCGGCCACATGGGCATGGGGCTAGGATTCTTTATCGCCAAGACGCTGCTGGAGCGAACCGGCGCGGTGGTTCAGCATTTCAATGGCCGGCGCGGCGGGGCCGTAATCGCGGCCCGCTGGGCCCGCGAAGCCATCGAAGCCCCGCCCGTTCCGGGTGGTTTCGAACTGGGCGGACCCGCTCTGGGCGAATCTTAGAAAACGCTCAACAAAAAAGGGACTTGATGAGTGCAAAATATCAGCGACATCATAGGTCTCGGAAAAATAAAGCGCATGTGGCGCCTGGGGTGAGCAATGTCTGATCTGACGGAAGCTGTGGCCCAACTGCCCGACAAGAGCCTTTTGGTGATGGACGACGACTCCGCCCTGCGGGTCCGTCTGGGCCGGGCTTTGGAGTCTCGGGGCTTTCAACCCACCCTGGCGGCCTCGGTCGCCGAGGCCGTGGCCGCGGTCAAGGCCCACCCGCCCGCCTTCGCGGTGCTGGACATGCGGCTGGACGACGGCAACGGCCTGCAGGTGGTGGAGACGATCCGCAACGCCCGCCCCGACGCCCGGGTGGTGATGCTGACCGGCTACGGCGCCATCGCCACCGCGGTGGCTGCGGTCAAGGCCGGCGCGGTCGACTACCTGGCCAAGCCCGCCGACGCCGACGACGTCCTGCGCGCGCTGCTGGCCAGGCACGACGAAAACCCTGCGCCGCCGGAAAACCCCATGTCGGCCGACCGGGTGCGCTGGGAGCACATCCAGCGGGTCTATGAGCTGTGCGGCCACAACGTCTCGGAAACCGCCCGCCGCCTGAACATGCACCGCCGCACCCTGCAGCGCATCCTGGCCAAGCGCGCCCCGCGGTAGGGTCTATCCTTCCAGGGCCGCAGTGATCCCCAGGCTTCGCATCGCCGCCAGGCGGCCGAAGCCGAGGGTCAGGGCCTTGCGCCGCGCCGCGACCAGGGGGGCGTGGGGCGCGTCGATCACCACCGCCCCGCCGAAGCCGTCGGCGATGATCAGGCCCGGCCC is a genomic window of Phenylobacterium montanum containing:
- a CDS encoding DUF5671 domain-containing protein produces the protein MNTELLEFTRLALEKGIARDQIASALRQAGWSEADVRAAANAFAPVEFPLPVPRPRPYLSAQEVFSYALFFAALYVSAFNLGALVFGFIDLAFPDVSRHGMALIAPVWAVGADRNELILDHMRGNIAALVVAFPLFLFMQRLIHRSIASDPTKRQSRPRKWMTYITLFIAASALIGDLSALVYNALGGDLTVRVVLRLATIAVIAGGAFSYLLWDIRTDERP
- the rbfA gene encoding 30S ribosome-binding factor RbfA translates to MSRHSRPTSSHGRGQRPAAGPTQRQLRAGELIRHALVEILREEDFADPDLAGVSVTVTEVRMSPDLKHAHCFVEPLGGVHADKVVSALNRSAKFLRGRLGHGIDMKFTPDLRFLHDESFNEAARIDRLFDDPRVRRDLEAEDEAAAGDGEDGYGA
- the truB gene encoding tRNA pseudouridine(55) synthase TruB; this encodes MGRRRKGDAVHGWVVLDKPLNLGSTQAVSRVRRAFNAQKAGHAGTLDPLATGVLPIALGEATKTVPYLVEADKTYAFTIAWGATTTTFDREGEITARSDVRPAPEAAAEALKAFVGEIEQVPPAYSAIKIDGERAYDLAREGVEVELAPRKVVIHSARVTGAPDAEHLDIEIDCGKGTYVRALARDLAIAVGACGHVSALRRLRVGAFRAEDSVTLEKLEDLCHTGRASEVLLPVETALDDIPVMAVTAEDAFRLSQGRPIVLLPRQVETLKARLADPSGNGFASRTVLATHGGSAVSICEMRAGQLSPTRVFNL
- the rpsO gene encoding 30S ribosomal protein S15; protein product: MSITAERKTELIHTHARSDHDTGSAEVQVAILSERIANLTEHFKTHKKDNHSRRGLLKLVSQRRSLLDHLKSKDQGRYQALIETLGLRR
- the pnp gene encoding polyribonucleotide nucleotidyltransferase; the protein is MFDIKRKSIDWAGRKLTLETGRIARQADASVLATYGETVVLATVVAEKAPKPGLDFFPLTVNYQEKTYAAGKIPGGFFKREGRPSEKETLVSRLIDRPIRPLFVKGFKHETQVVATVLAHDLENDPDIVAMVAVSAALTLSGVPFMGPIGAARVGFIDGEYVLNPTHDQLGEDNKMDLVVAGTHDAVMMVESEIQELTEEQVLGGVMFAHRGFQPVIDAIIDLAEHAAKEPWDFQAEDLNPLIEKITGLVGEDLKAAYKLKLKQERHAAVGAAKAKAAAALVKSETNPDGYEAPKFGYAFKECEASVLRRDALLTKKRIDGRDLDKVRPIVSEVGVLPRAHGSALFTRGETQALVVATLGTGDDEQFIDALEGTYKESFLLHYNFPPFSVGETGRMGSPGRREIGHGKLAWRAVRPMLPAKTEFPYTIRLVSEIMESNGSSSMASVCGSSLALMDAGVPLKKPVSGIAMGLILEPDGYVVLSDILGDEDHLGDMDFKVAGTEDGITSLQMDIKIPGITEEIMQKALEQAKAGRIHILGEMAKAISGAREEIGEYAPKIETISIPTDKIRDVIGTGGKVIREIVATTGAKVDVNDEGVIKVSASDGAKIKAAIDWIKSLTSEPEVGAIYDGKVVKVVDFGAFVNFFGAKDGLVHVSQISNERVAKPSDVLTEGQIVKVKLMGFDDRGKTKLSMKVVDQETGEDLTKKEKAAEPAAE
- a CDS encoding BON domain-containing protein; its protein translation is MANERYGSDDHDRRVRLGRNPPVHEGDYDREGRGYSQDRLQGRDNHLQEDRSFSPGGGDPYGDYGQGYGADRFDRDRYEREDRGYRSGEFDRGYGRFDRRGRDEAGPLHQNQYGPNRGVEMNPGYGERQGGYGYGSGGGRKGGDTGSYAYRGGLGRWIGAENPMLADQADGHTGPHRGRGPKNYVRSDERIREDVSDRLADHAHLDASDIDVQVKSGEVTLSGTVEDRHAKRRAEDCAEDVSGVRHVQNNLRVKAADPAMNSTGVAASGNHGRMG
- a CDS encoding CsbD family protein; protein product: MTSDQILGGARNGIGRAEEAYGEATGSSHMKAMGRVDQAMGSLQSRFGAMRGRAREYYADAESFTAEQPLKALAIALGAGVLLGILMRGR